The Mesomycoplasma ovipneumoniae ATCC 29419 genome segment TAAATTTTTCGGTGTTTTGAATTTATTGGCCTCAATTCCTGAAACAAGTGATAAAAGCCGAGTTCCTAAATCTGTGTTTGACATTTCAAGGGCAAAAAATAGCACAGATTTTCCACTTTTGCAAACATTTCAGGCTAAATTAAGGGCAAAAGCTGTTTTTCCGACCGAAGGACGAGCTGCTAAAATTACAAGTTCACCCCTTTGAAAACCAGAAGTTACAACGTCCAAATTATCATAACCAGTCGAAATTCCTTTAATAACATTTTGACTTGTGCGAAGTTCAGTAATAAATTGAAAAATTTCCTGGGCAATTTCATAAATTGAATAAAAAGACTGTTTTGTGCTATCTAAAGTCAAAAGATTAATTTTGTCAACAATTTGACTTGTAATTTCTATGGAAGTTTTTTTACCAAAGTCTAGTTCGTGACTTGATTCTTCAATAATTTTTTTGAGCTGGCGCAGAGTTTTTTTCTCGCTGACAATCCTAAGATGCGATGTAATTTCTGAAGGCAGAGAAAAATTATTATTATAAAGTCAAATTATGAAAGATTTTCCGCCTATTTTTTCCAGCTTTTGATTTTTTTGCAGTTCTTCAATTATTAAATTAACTTCAGGATCAGGAACGCTAGCAACCACAGTTTTAATTGCTTTTGCAATCTCAACTAGTCTTAGATCGCTAAAATCATTTGGGTCAATTGCGTCAATATAATTGATAATTTTTCTGGGATTTGAAAGCAAAAAAGAAATTATAAAGGACTCAATATCAGGGGAAGTATATCGCGAATTATTCATCTTTTACAACGTTTATTTTTAAAGTAGCACTAATTTCCGGACTTAATTTAACAGTAACATAACTTGTTCCAAAATTGGAAATTCCTGGAGTTTGAATTAAGTGCTTGTCAATAAAAATATCTTTGGTCTCAAGTTCTTTTTTTATTTTTTTAGCCGAAATTGCCCCGTGGACTGAATCAAGTGTCCCTTTTAATTTAAATCACAAAACAGTATTTTCAATTTGAGACTTAAGTTGGACTGCCTGATTTTTTTTATTTTCCTTTTCAGCTTCAATTTTTTTTAGCCTTTCATTCAAAAGTTTTTCAGTTCTTGGATTAAAAGGTTCTGCCAAATTATTTTTAAACAAATAATTGCTAGCATAACCAGCTGAAACCTCAACAACACTGTTTGCACGACCATCTTTTGTGTCTTTAAGTAGAATTACTTTCATATTCTCTCCTTTGAATTGCAAGTTTAATATTTTCAACAAATTCAGAAAAAGTCTCAACTGTTGAATAAGCAGCTGCTGAAGTTACATTTCCGCCTCCACCAACTTGCTCTGCTATATATTGAACATTAACATTTTCAACACCTCGAGCTGACATTTTATAATTTTTTTGTTGCGGTAATTTTGCCACAACAAAGGCAGCTTGACGATTTTTAACTAATAAAATTTGCTCGCAAGCAATCGAGACTAAGTCAGTTTCAATTTCCCGGTCAAGACTTGCAAGAAAAAAGCCTGGCTTAACTTCGGTGACATTTTCAAGAATTTCTTTAATAATTTTTGACTCATTTTCATTAAGTTTGAGAAATTCACCAGTTTTTGCAGTTTTTGCTCCTCAACGAACAAGGGCAGAAACGGCCGCAAAAGTTGAAGCACTAGCGGTTTTTTTAAACTGGGCCGAGTCAACATATAAACCGTTAAGCAAAATTTGGGCTCATTCTTGATCAATGCTTATATCTGAATGAATTGTTAGTAAAATTAAATGGGTAATAATTTCACATGTTGATGAAGATGAGACATCAATATAGTCATGAATTAATTCCAAAATCCCTTGCATTTTGGAATTAATTCCGTGATGGTCAAAGACAAAAACATTTTCCAAATTGATTTGATCAAGAGCTTTTTTGTTTTCAATTCGCTCAACGTCAGAAACATCAACTAAAATGGCAAGGCAAGTGTCATTATTTTTTGAGGCCATTGTAATTTTGGAAGCAACTGAACGGGATATAAAAATATTTTTCTTGATAAAATCAGCTTGCGATAAAAATCTTGTTGTGGTAGTGTCAAAAGTCTGGTTTTGAATATAAAAATTAATTTTTCTTTTATAAATAACTTCAGCATATCTTTTTAAAAAATTACCCAAAACATAACCAGAACCAAATGAATCTAAGTCAGAATTAATGTGCCCATAAATTATTATATTATCAATTTTTTCCAATTTTTCAACTAAAAGACGCGCAATTCTTCTAAGTCTAACAAGCGAATGGAGGCTGAGAGATTCACTATAAGAACCATAAGAAAAAGGCCTTTTTCCATAAGGATAAATTGAAACTTGATTTCCACCACGAGTTTTTGAAAAAATTAAGGCCTCATTTGCTAGCCTTTTTACTTCGACTAAATTTGTTGTGCCAAATCCAAAGCCAACTGAAAATCAGACTTCGGTTGTATCGTCAATTTTAGTGCTCTCATCGCGAAAAATGTAAAAATGATTTTTTTGTCAAAGCACAAAAGTTTCATAATGTAAAACTAACATAATACGGCCATCTGCATATTCTTTGTACAAAAATTTATATTTTTGTGACAGTTTTTCAAAAAAATCATTAATAAAAATTTTGATTTTAGGGTAGTCTTGATCGCTACTGCGAAAATTAGTTGAGACAAAATTATCAACCTCAACCTCGGCAAAAACAAGCGAATTATTTTCATAACCTTGCGAAATTGACTTAAAAAGTGTGATATCACGATAAGAAATTCAATATGCAAATTTATTATAATTAATTTCAAATCAGTTATTTCCCCTTTTTATCTCAAATTTTGGTGGAATATCTTCGACTTTTTTATATTGGGGAAAAAGATAAAAAATATCACGATTTACAAGTCTTTCTGGGTATAAATCTTTAACATATTTTGAAACTTTTGTAATTTTATATGTTGATGATAAATTGATAATTCCAATATTATTTTCCTCGTTAATAAGGTCGAATTTTTGGTAATAAAAGTGATTTTGCTTAATTATAAATTGGTAAAAAACAACAATTCCAACTGTTAGCGAGATTATGAAAATTATGAAAATTCCGACAGCTAATGTGAAAAAAAGGTAAAAATCAAAAGCGTCATTAAAAATAACTTTTAATAATAAAGTCGTAATTTCAAGTAAAAAGCTTATAAATGAAATTGAAAACGGGAAAAGAAATTTTTTCATGAGTGCTTATTTTTTTACAATGAAATTTAGGATTTTTTTAGGTACAAAAATTGTCTTAATTATTGAGTGATTTTCTAAAAAATGCTGTATTTTATAGTGTTTTTTGGCAGTTTCGATAATTTGATCTTGACTTTGGTCGTCATTTAATTCGAGAATTGCTCTAGTTTTACCGTTAATTGAAACAGGTAAATTATAAGTATTTTTTACAATTTTAGCCTTGTCAAATTGAGGCCAGCTGTGAAAATGAAGCGGTTTTTGCTCTAATTTTTCAAGTAATTCCTCTGAAATATGAGGGGCAAAAATCGATAAAACTACTAAAAAATCAACAAGATATTTTTTTGACGGTATTGAATCAAGTTTACTTAAAAAATTAATATACACCATTAATTTAGAAATAGCCACGTTAAACTTAAAATCCTGGACTAAATTAGTAATTTCAAAGACAAAATTATTATAAAGGTAGCTAAATTCAGAGTCCTGTTCGACTTCAGGATCAATTTTGTAATCTTTTAAAATAATTCTAATAACCCTTTGAATTCAGGCATAAATTGAATTTGCACCTTTTTCATCCCAGGCGCGATTTTCATTAATTGGCCCCATAAACATTAGAAAAATTCGAACACTATCAGCGCCATATTTGTCTAAAACTGTATAAGGATTAATAATATTTCCTTTGGATTTAGACATTTTTTGACCGTCAGGCCCTAGTAGCATTCCTTGGTGAATAACTCTGTCAAAAGGCTCAAAATTTGGAACAATTCCAGCTTCAAATAAAACTTTATGTCAAAAACGTGAATAAAGCAAATGGCCAACAGCATGTTCTTGTCCGCCGATATAAATGTCAACGGGAAGTCATTTTTGCAGTTTTTTATAAGCTTCTTTTGAGTCTAATTTTAAATAAGTGCCGTCATTTTGTTTTAAAATATAAGCAAGATAATACCATGAACTTCCGGCTCATTGAGGCATTGTGTTAGTTTCGCGGCGGTAGATTTTACCGTTTTTTTCAAAAAAAACTCAATCTTTTTGTAAAGCAAGTGGGGACTGACCATCGCCTGAGGGAACAATTTTTTCTAAATGTGGCAGTTCGACAATTTTTTCTTCAAGATAGATTTTGCCATCTTGGTCAAAATAAACAGGAAAAGGCTCGCCTCAATATCTTTGTCTTGAAAAAACTCAGTCCTTAATTTTATAAGAAATACTTTTTTTTGCTAAGCGGAATTTTTCTAATTTTTCAAAAATTAATTTTGAAGCTTTTTCAACTTCAAAATTGTTAAATTCTGCTGAATTTATAAGCAGATTTTGGTCATTTATCACTTCTAAATAGTCAATTGCAAAAATTTTAGCAAATTCTAAGTCATTTAAATTGTGAGCTGGAACTCCCATAATTGCCGAAGTTCCGTAGTCATTTAGCACATAATTTGCAATATAAAGCGGAATTTTTTGAGAAGTTAAGGGGTGAATCATGTATAAATTAGTAAATATACCAGAAATTTGACTCTGAAGTTTGGGGCTAGAAAAACTGTTTTTTTCAATGTAGTCACTAATTCTTGCATCTTTTTTTGCAAGATTTGTTGCAAAATCATGCAAAGGTGAAATAGCTAAAAAACTAACACCATAAATAGTCTCAATTTTTGTTGTAAATATTTCAATAAAATCTTTGCTATTTTCAAAGTAAAACTTAAGAATAACGCCTTGGGACTTGCCAATTCATTTTTGTTGGAGCAACTTTAATGAGTCAGGAAAATTTATACTCTCAAGTCCATCAAGCAATTTTTGGGCATATTCAGTGATTTTTAACACCCATTGATCCATTTTTTTAATTTCAACAGGAAAACTACCTCGTTCACTGACTAAATTTCCCTCTTTGTCACGACTTATTTCTTCATTTGCTAAAACTGTCCCTAATTTTGGGCATCAATTTACTTGTGTCTGACGAATTTCGGCTAGGCCAACCTTATATAAAAGTTTAAAAATTCACTGGGTTTGTTCATAAAATTTTGGATCACTTGTGTTAATTTCTTTACTTCAATCATATGAAAAACCAAAAGAATTTATTTGCTCTTTAAAATTTTCAATATTTTTTTTAGTAAAATCTGCAGGGTGGTTGCCTGTTTGAATTGCATATTGTTCAGCCGGAAGACCAAAAGCATCTCAACCCATCGGGTGAAGAACATCAAAACCATTAAGCCGTTTAAATCTTGCAATTATATCTGATGCTGTATATCCAATTGGATGCCCTAGATGCAATCCGGCTGCCGAAGGATAAGGAAACATATCTAAAATATAGATTTTTTTGTCTAAAGATTCACTCGTTTGAAAAACGTTATTTTTTTGCCAATAGTTTTGTCATTTTTTTTCTATTAATTTATGGTCATACATGATACTAAATATTAAATTATAATATAAAAAGGCTAAATTTAAGTAAAATAAAGTTAGATAAAATATTGGTTGGGCAGAAGTTGTTTTAAGTCTTTTATTAACCAAGTCAACGATTAGGCCTAAATTTTATAAGATTTAAACTTGAATGAAAAAACAAAAATAACTAAAAACCACCTAAATTCCGTATTATTTAAACTTAATTATTTTTTTTTTTTTTAATGAAAAAATTTAAATTTGTTGTATAATTAAAAATGCATAATAACTTATGCTTACTCTAATAAGAAATTGTCGCACAAAAATAAGGCCTATTTTATATAGTGCCGCACCTGCCGCCGCAAGGCGGTTTTTTTGTTTTTTATATAAATAGAGCGATTTTATAACTATAACTTAATATATTCGCAAATAATCGTTTGAATTTTTTTGTTGTTTTAGACAATAATTAACTATATTAAAACAATTAATTTTTAACTGCGAAAAACAGGTAGTTTCAAAACATTCATTGGCCAAGTCAACAATTCAGCGCTAAATTTTCTAAGCTTTAAAATTGTAGACAAAAACAAAAATAACTAAAAACCACCTAAATTCCGTATTAATTTAAGTGCAATTAATTTTTTTCTTTTTTTTGATAAAAAATTTAAATTTGTTGTATAATTAACTATGCACAATAAATTATGTTTTACTCTAATAAGAAATTGTCGCACAAAAATAAGGCCTATTTTATATAGTGCCGCAACTGCCGCCGCAAGGCGGTTTTTTTGTTTTTATGCAAAAAACTAAAATTTTAAAAAAATATAAGACAGCAATACTGTATAAATTAGTAGAAAAATGGGGATATTAAATATTTTGTCTTTTGGGCAAAAATTAGTTTTAATGACCATATTAAGAAATTTTATTGTATAATTATTATTTTAAAATTAAAATTATTTTACAAAATGAAAAAAATTATTGAAATTAACGAATCGGATTACATTAAGCTTTTCCTTGACAATATTGTTATTAAACGTGATATTGAAAAATTTGTAATCCCAATTGACACAGTAGAAGTTATTATTTTTGAAAATGACCGAGCAACTATTACAATCCCGCTAATCAACGAACTTGTTGAAAAGAAAGTTAATATAATTATTTGCAAAAATCATTTACCAAATTCACTAATAATTCCCTACAGCGGCTACTATAATAATAAGGTTTTTCAGGAACAAATTAAATGGTCGGTAGAATACAAAGGTAAAACTTGGAAAAAAATTATTCGCCTAAAAATTCAAAGATCTCTCGAAACTTTGGTCGAGAAAAAACTCATTAACGCTGAAATTGAAGAGAAAATGACCTCCTACATTGACCAAGTTGAAGACCATGATGTCACAAATCGTGAAGGCCACGTGGCTAAATTATATTTCAAGCATCTTTTTGGTGAAAATTTTACTCGTGACCAAAAAGGCGATGATCGTATTAATAGCCTTTTAAATTATGGCTACACTGTTTTACTTAGTTATGTTGCCAGAGCTATTTGTGCCAAAGGAATGGATAATCGGCTTGGTGTGTATCATAAAAGTTTTAATAATAATTTTCCTTTGGCTTGTGATTTGATGGAACCTTATCGTTTTTGAATTGACCAAATCGTTTTTGACCATATTAACAAAAAATTTTTTTTATTCCAAGAATTCAAAGAGGATTTATTCACATCTTTTAATAAATATATTACTTATAAAAATAAGAAAATTCGTTTTAAAAAATTTATCGATGCTGAAATCAGTGAAATTTTAGAGTTAAACAAAAATGCAAGCTAATATAATTGAGGTAAATACAAGAGAAATGCGGATTTTATTAATGTATGATATCTATTCAGAAAATGAGCAACAAAACCCTGAATACAATAAGTTTGTTAAAAATCTTTTAAAACTAGGCTACATTCGGATTCAATATTCAATTTATGCCAAAATAATTCCTGTGCACACAATTTATCAATCAGAACGCAAAAAAATTATTAATATTATTCCCAAAAATTCAAATGTTCGTATTTTACTTTTAACCGAACAGCAATATCAAAATATGGAAATTTTAAGTGGTTCAAAATCTAAAAACGAAATTATCAATTTTGAGCAGGAGTATATAAAATTATAATGTTAAATTTTTTTAATAATAAAGCAAATTTAATTGAATTTAAGGAAAATATTAAAATTATTGAATGCGAAAATATTGACCTTTTTTTACACGACCTTTTTGAATATGAGCAATCAAAAGGTGTTCAATCGATTGATTTTGATGGAAAACTATATTCAATTAAAGATATTAGCGTTTTTACTTATTTGAACAAAATCACTGATTTTCTTAGTCTAAGTCCAAAAAATTGATTAGGTAACCAAATTATTCAAGATGAAATGTGACAAAATAGCAATTTTTTTAATAATCAAGAAATTCTGTCCATAATTGATAAAATCAATACTTTATTAGGTTTTGAACTACTTGAATATCAAGTTGATAATACTAAATTATTGAAGGCTCTATTTGAAATTAATCCAAATATTCTACTTTCAAAAAATAATTTTGCAAAAATAATGGAAATTCTTTTTGCAAACAAACCTGAACCCTTGGTTATATTCAAAGATTTAGAGTTTATTAATTTAATTGACCTATTACAATTTACAAACACAAAATTTATAATTTTAACTACTGATTTTACTAAATATATAAATAAATATGACCAACTCGAGCTTGTTGGCTTTTATAAAGATAAAACGATTATTGATATCAAAACACCATTACCAATTATTAGTTATTTTGAAAATCATAAAAATAGGGAAATTCTGGAAAGTGAACCTCTATTTTCAGATTTAAATGAAAAAAACGAGTTTCGTTTTCACATTAACATCATCAAAAGAACATTTTTTGAATAAAAAACCTCAAAAACAACTGGTTTTTTGACAAAAAAACAAAAAAAATCAGTTTTTTTCTTTGAAATGAGGTTTTTGTGCTGTACAATTTCTTATTAGAGTAAAACGAATTTCAAAACAAGGTATAACTAGCATATGTTTTTGTGCTGTACAATTTCTTATTAGAGTAAAACAGAAAAAACAAAAGGAAAAATCAAATGAACGTTTTTGTGCTGTACAATTTCTTATTAGAGTAAAACCTTCTAAGTCTTCGTCAAAAACAGCTAATTGTTTTTGTGCTGTACAATTTCTTATTAGAGTAAAACTTAGTAGCAAATTAGCAGATAACCCTATTTGTTTTTGTGCTGTACAATTTCTTATTAGAGTAAAACTAAGATCATAATTTCTGAAGCTGAAAATATGTTTTTGTGCTGTACAATTTCTTATTAGAGTAAAACTTAGTTTAGAAGAAGAAAATAAACAATTAAGTTTTTGTGCTGTACAATTTCTTATTAGAGTAAAACAATTTTTGAAAAAAAGACCCCTAGTTCTCCGTTTTTGTGCTGTACAATTTCTTATTAGAGTAAAACAAAGTGTCAATTTCACTTTTTGAATAATAAGTTTTTGTGCTGTACAATTTCTTATTAGAGTAAAACTTTTTAAAAAAATTATTTACACTCGGAAAAGTTTTTGTGCTGTACAATTTCTTATTAGAGTAAAACTATTTAACAAATGAAGAAAACATATATGTAGTTTTTGTGCTGTACAATTTCTTATTAGAGTAAAACGATTTTCTAATTCTAAAAATTGCTCTTCAAGTTTTTGTGCTGTACAATTTCTTATTAGAGTAAAACATTTTAAATTTACTTTTAACAAATTGAAATGTTTTTGTGCTGTACAATTTCTTATTAGAGTAAAACGGTGAAGCCAAAACTGTATCAAAAGAGTGAGTTTTTGTGCTGTACAATTTCTTATTAGAGTAAAACCTTGTTTTTAAAAATTCAGCTTGGGAAATGGTTTTTGTGCTGTACAATTTCTTATTAGAGTAAAACAAATCCGTTCTAATTTCGTCAAAATTCTCTGTTTTTGTGCTGTACAATTTCTTATTAGAGTAAAACACACTAACTACCTTATTATCTCCCCAAATAGTTTTTGTGCTGTACAATTTCTTATTAGAGTAAAACGAGTAATTTTATCTTTTCCATCCAGTTCATGTTTTTGTGCTGTACAATTTCTTATTAGAGTAAAACTAGAACAACTTAAAACTTGGTGTAACACTCGTTTTTGTGCTGTACAATTTCTTATTAGAGTAAAACCAAATTCTTGTGAAATTGTTTTTATTGCAAGTTTTTGTGCTGTACAATTTCTTATTAGAGTAAAACGTCATAAAGCAGATTTTTGACTGAAACATTGTTTTTGTGCTGTACAATTTCTTATTAGAGTAAAACTATGACTCTAATTTTTATAACTTAAATTGAGTTTTTGTGCTGTACAATTTCTTATTAGAGTAAAACTTAGTATTTCAACATTTTTTAAAAATTTACGTTTTTGTGCTGTACAATTTCTTATTAGAGTAAAACTAGCTTCTTTATTTGTGGCTAAAAATACTGGTTTTTGTGCTGTACAATTTCTTATTAGAGTAAAACACCTTGAACCCCGGGAATACCAGGCACACCGTTTTTGTGCTGTACAATTTCTTATTAGAGTAAAACTTAGTAGTAAATTAGCAGATAACCCAATTTGTTTTTGTGCTGTACAATTTCTTATTAGAGTAAAACAATATTTTTTTTTTTTTTTTTAGGGCAAAGAGTTTTTGTGCTGTACAATTTCTTATTAGAGTAAAACATATGCTTTTTCAAGTTCTCTTATTTGTTTGTTTTTGTGCTGTACAATTTCTTATTAGAGTAAAACATTTCCATCCGTTAGATAATTTGATGGCTGGTTTTTGTGCTGTACAATTTCTTATTAGAGTAAAACCGTATAAGCGAGCAAGAAATAAATAGTATGGTTTTTGTGCTGTACAATTTCTTATTAGAGTAAAACCAAAGGTTTCCAAAAGAACGCCACCTGCTCGTTTTTGTGCTGTACAATTTCTTATTAGAGTAAAACCTGAGTAGACTTCTTTTTCTTCAATTTTAAGTTTTTGTGCTGTACAATTTCTTATTAGAGTAAAACTTAAACATACCAATTATTGCCTTAACTAATGTTTTTGTGCTGTACAATTTCTTATTAGAGTAAAACGAAATAAACTAGGACAAAAAAAATTAACAGTTTAATATTATTATAACATCATAGCATATTGCTGTGGTGTTTTTCAATTTAAAATTGATTGAATTCTATAGTTGTTGTATCAAAATATATAATCTGCAATTATTTTTTTCAGATCTTCAAAAGTTATTTTACTGTAGTTTAACTCGTTTAAGCATTCACTTTTTATAATTGAAAATCAATATTCAACCTCCCTATTATCCAAAGAATTTCCTATGCGAGACAACGAAACAGTTCCTCCCATTTTATTTATTTTGTCAATATAGACTTTTGAAGTGTATTGAAATCCATGGTCTGAATGAATAACAAAATCTTTATCAATAGACCTAAATGTTTTTATATTATCCATAACTAAATCAAGATCATTGCTTACAGATAGTTTAAAATCTCTGATTTTTTTAGTTTTATGCTCAATTATTACAGACAAAAATACATGGTTTTCCTTAACATCTCTGGGAGCTTTTATATATGTAACATCAGTAGCAAAAATATTTCTATTTAATTTATCATTGTAGTCGCGTTTAACAATATCCGGCAGTGCGAATTTGGTGTTCTTAATTTCGCTCTTTCTTCTTTTTTTTCTAATTTTGCATACTAAATTCAATCTTTTTAAATGTCTTCCAAGACTTCGAGGGTTAATGTAAATATTATATTTCATATAAATATAAGCACTCAACCTTAGGCGACCATACCTACCTTTGTTATCAAGAAAGGATTTTTTAATTATTGCGTCATTTTTGTGTTCCTTTACTTTTATAACTCTAGTTTTAGATTTTGCCACTGATTGTCTGCATACATTAAAAATTTTTGCAGATTTGGTGTAGGGAATATTTAGTGTTTTGGCTTCACTAAGTTTTCCTGATTTTGATTTATCTTTGTTGGTTTCGTAATATCTCTTAGCTATTTCTATTAATTCTTCTTTTGTAAATTCGTTTCAATCGGGTTCAATTGGTTTTTTAGGTTTGCCACTCCCTGGCTTTCTCCTCGCACCCTTTTTATCTAATAATTGATCTTGCATACCATTATTATAATACCGAATAATTTTTTTGATTCTTCGAACTAGTTGACTTCTGGTTGTAAAATTTGTATCTGGCGAAATATCATTTATATAATTTATTGTTTGTTTTAATCCAAATTCATTGTAAATTTTATAAATCATATCAAACTCGTCTTTTTTAAAGTGTCTTGACATTAGTATTTCCCTTTTTGTTGCATTTGAAAATTTAAAAAAACTAACACTTTGGGTGTTAGCTTTCTCCTTAAACTCAGACAAAAAAAGCCAACACCTTTAGTGTTAATTTTTTTTGTCCTAGTTTAAAAAATCCCGCACTTTTAAAAATAATTTTTCCGTTTTTGTGCTGTACAATTTCTTATTAGAGTAAAACCTGATCACAAATTTTAACAGCTTACATTTTTGTTTTTGTGCTGTACAATTTCTTATTAGAGTAAAACATTGATTCAATCGTTTTCTGCAATCAATTTGAGTTTTTGTGCTGTACAATTTCTTATTAGAGTAAAACCTAACTGTTTTAAAGAACACTGTGGAAAAGTTTTTGTGCTGTACAATTTCTTATTAGAGTAAAACGATTTATCATATACATTATATCTTTTTTTTGTTTTTGTGCTGTACAATTTCTTATTAGAGTAAAACTTTTTCCTTTTGTTTCTTTCTAAGGTTTATGTTTTTGTGCTGTACAATTTCTTATTAGAGTAAAACGAGAACTTGAAAAAGCATATCGTCACCATTGTTTTTGTGCTGTACAATTTCTTATTAGAGTAAAACTTTTTTAAGGCATGAAAAACAGCGGTTTATGTTTTTGTGCTGTACAATTTCTTATTAGAGTAAAACATATTTTGAAAAATAATATAAATGTTAATAGTTTTTGTGCTGTACAATTTCTTATTAGAGTAAAACTTTTTGTCTAAAATAAAATAGAAAAGGGTTGTTTTTGTGCTGTACAATTTCTTATTAGGGTAAAACTTGAGGTTC includes the following:
- the dnaB gene encoding replicative DNA helicase; this encodes MNNSRYTSPDIESFIISFLLSNPRKIINYIDAIDPNDFSDLRLVEIAKAIKTVVASVPDPEVNLIIEELQKNQKLEKIGGKSFIIWLYNNNFSLPSEITSHLRIVSEKKTLRQLKKIIEESSHELDFGKKTSIEITSQIVDKINLLTLDSTKQSFYSIYEIAQEIFQFITELRTSQNVIKGISTGYDNLDVVTSGFQRGELVILAARPSVGKTAFALNLAWNVCKSGKSVLFFALEMSNTDLGTRLLSLVSGIEANKFKTPKNLRPEDLIKIEKAISKRLKEAKLTINDSGSINIDDIFWEVQKRYRNNIKYDLIIFDYLQLINSSANNQNYNRQVEVSIISRKLKQLARAVNTPIIALSQLSRNVERREDKTPLLSDLRESGAIEQDADLVAFLHRDNYYNKREDDQPNFDSGPNTKLIIAKHRNGPTGTLFFNFLPEIGQFIAALDFNVANKNKNDINLGLED
- the rplI gene encoding 50S ribosomal protein L9 translates to MKVILLKDTKDGRANSVVEVSAGYASNYLFKNNLAEPFNPRTEKLLNERLKKIEAEKENKKNQAVQLKSQIENTVLWFKLKGTLDSVHGAISAKKIKKELETKDIFIDKHLIQTPGISNFGTSYVTVKLSPEISATLKINVVKDE
- a CDS encoding DHH family phosphoesterase, encoding MKKFLFPFSISFISFLLEITTLLLKVIFNDAFDFYLFFTLAVGIFIIFIISLTVGIVVFYQFIIKQNHFYYQKFDLINEENNIGIINLSSTYKITKVSKYVKDLYPERLVNRDIFYLFPQYKKVEDIPPKFEIKRGNNWFEINYNKFAYWISYRDITLFKSISQGYENNSLVFAEVEVDNFVSTNFRSSDQDYPKIKIFINDFFEKLSQKYKFLYKEYADGRIMLVLHYETFVLWQKNHFYIFRDESTKIDDTTEVWFSVGFGFGTTNLVEVKRLANEALIFSKTRGGNQVSIYPYGKRPFSYGSYSESLSLHSLVRLRRIARLLVEKLEKIDNIIIYGHINSDLDSFGSGYVLGNFLKRYAEVIYKRKINFYIQNQTFDTTTTRFLSQADFIKKNIFISRSVASKITMASKNNDTCLAILVDVSDVERIENKKALDQINLENVFVFDHHGINSKMQGILELIHDYIDVSSSSTCEIITHLILLTIHSDISIDQEWAQILLNGLYVDSAQFKKTASASTFAAVSALVRWGAKTAKTGEFLKLNENESKIIKEILENVTEVKPGFFLASLDREIETDLVSIACEQILLVKNRQAAFVVAKLPQQKNYKMSARGVENVNVQYIAEQVGGGGNVTSAAAYSTVETFSEFVENIKLAIQRREYESNST
- the leuS gene encoding leucine--tRNA ligase, producing the protein MYDHKLIEKKWQNYWQKNNVFQTSESLDKKIYILDMFPYPSAAGLHLGHPIGYTASDIIARFKRLNGFDVLHPMGWDAFGLPAEQYAIQTGNHPADFTKKNIENFKEQINSFGFSYDWSKEINTSDPKFYEQTQWIFKLLYKVGLAEIRQTQVNWCPKLGTVLANEEISRDKEGNLVSERGSFPVEIKKMDQWVLKITEYAQKLLDGLESINFPDSLKLLQQKWIGKSQGVILKFYFENSKDFIEIFTTKIETIYGVSFLAISPLHDFATNLAKKDARISDYIEKNSFSSPKLQSQISGIFTNLYMIHPLTSQKIPLYIANYVLNDYGTSAIMGVPAHNLNDLEFAKIFAIDYLEVINDQNLLINSAEFNNFEVEKASKLIFEKLEKFRLAKKSISYKIKDWVFSRQRYWGEPFPVYFDQDGKIYLEEKIVELPHLEKIVPSGDGQSPLALQKDWVFFEKNGKIYRRETNTMPQWAGSSWYYLAYILKQNDGTYLKLDSKEAYKKLQKWLPVDIYIGGQEHAVGHLLYSRFWHKVLFEAGIVPNFEPFDRVIHQGMLLGPDGQKMSKSKGNIINPYTVLDKYGADSVRIFLMFMGPINENRAWDEKGANSIYAWIQRVIRIILKDYKIDPEVEQDSEFSYLYNNFVFEITNLVQDFKFNVAISKLMVYINFLSKLDSIPSKKYLVDFLVVLSIFAPHISEELLEKLEQKPLHFHSWPQFDKAKIVKNTYNLPVSINGKTRAILELNDDQSQDQIIETAKKHYKIQHFLENHSIIKTIFVPKKILNFIVKK
- the cas1 gene encoding type II CRISPR-associated endonuclease Cas1, which codes for MKKIIEINESDYIKLFLDNIVIKRDIEKFVIPIDTVEVIIFENDRATITIPLINELVEKKVNIIICKNHLPNSLIIPYSGYYNNKVFQEQIKWSVEYKGKTWKKIIRLKIQRSLETLVEKKLINAEIEEKMTSYIDQVEDHDVTNREGHVAKLYFKHLFGENFTRDQKGDDRINSLLNYGYTVLLSYVARAICAKGMDNRLGVYHKSFNNNFPLACDLMEPYRFWIDQIVFDHINKKFFLFQEFKEDLFTSFNKYITYKNKKIRFKKFIDAEISEILELNKNAS
- the cas2 gene encoding CRISPR-associated endonuclease Cas2, whose translation is MQANIIEVNTREMRILLMYDIYSENEQQNPEYNKFVKNLLKLGYIRIQYSIYAKIIPVHTIYQSERKKIINIIPKNSNVRILLLTEQQYQNMEILSGSKSKNEIINFEQEYIKL
- a CDS encoding IS3 family transposase, whose amino-acid sequence is MSRHFKKDEFDMIYKIYNEFGLKQTINYINDISPDTNFTTRSQLVRRIKKIIRYYNNGMQDQLLDKKGARRKPGSGKPKKPIEPDWNEFTKEELIEIAKRYYETNKDKSKSGKLSEAKTLNIPYTKSAKIFNVCRQSVAKSKTRVIKVKEHKNDAIIKKSFLDNKGRYGRLRLSAYIYMKYNIYINPRSLGRHLKRLNLVCKIRKKRRKSEIKNTKFALPDIVKRDYNDKLNRNIFATDVTYIKAPRDVKENHVFLSVIIEHKTKKIRDFKLSVSNDLDLVMDNIKTFRSIDKDFVIHSDHGFQYTSKVYIDKINKMGGTVSLSRIGNSLDNREVEYWFSIIKSECLNELNYSKITFEDLKKIIADYIFWYNNYRIQSILNWKTPQQYAMML